In Aliamphritea ceti, a single window of DNA contains:
- a CDS encoding pilus assembly PilX family protein, with the protein MCKKSEKGAVLVVSFIILVVMTVIGLAGMEITGLEEKMAGNARDRNIAFQAAEAALREGEDYLESQVLLPAFDGSQGLYALTTDGTKNWEGVTWTNGSQVRLANTGINGLAATPAYIIESLESAGADDSLEVGGAKGATNFYRITARAVGQTDSAEVILQSVYKR; encoded by the coding sequence GTGTGTAAAAAGTCTGAGAAAGGTGCAGTTTTAGTCGTCAGCTTTATCATCTTAGTGGTGATGACAGTCATTGGGCTTGCCGGTATGGAAATAACAGGACTGGAAGAAAAAATGGCAGGTAATGCCCGGGATCGTAATATTGCTTTTCAGGCCGCTGAAGCAGCGTTGCGAGAAGGGGAAGACTATCTTGAGAGTCAGGTATTACTTCCGGCTTTTGATGGTAGTCAGGGGTTGTATGCATTAACAACGGATGGCACTAAAAACTGGGAAGGGGTTACCTGGACGAACGGTAGCCAGGTGCGATTGGCGAATACCGGTATTAACGGTTTAGCTGCAACACCTGCTTATATTATTGAAAGTTTAGAGTCAGCAGGTGCAGATGACAGCCTTGAAGTAGGAGGCGCCAAAGGGGCTACCAATTTTTACCGTATTACGGCAAGAGCTGTTGGTCAGACTGATTCCGCAGAAGTAATTCTCCAAAGTGTATATAAACGCTGA